In the Wyeomyia smithii strain HCP4-BCI-WySm-NY-G18 chromosome 2, ASM2978416v1, whole genome shotgun sequence genome, one interval contains:
- the LOC129722771 gene encoding phosphatidylinositol 4,5-bisphosphate 5-phosphatase A-like isoform X7, producing MQGLLLSVFARRKHLLHLRQVETEYTRTGLGGIWGNKGAVSIRLNVYGCSICLVNAHLAAHDHMLEERINDYEKIVQEHKFHVKTKEAIFDHDYVFWFGDLNFRLTGEATTSAEDIRAMVKHDELKKLIEKDQLLLVRREGRAFQKLNERLPQFPPTFKFEHGTNDYDMKRRPAWTDRILYAVKENNYRNVKLTVEQTSYKSHPSYNISDHKPVTSEFTIKCHIRIKDDFYRTYYVKERSKKRASLLKTTNSRVVRKPQYSGERFKTQHYQRLSYRMAIANGTESSPRLNSFDDLVSDLVDGTQVYEDTTERTIVFKPIELWLVGEPNKIEYTIPTGFEEGSADWIGIYREDFTSLSEYLAYEYTEGYKEKQHQLNAQQEQQLKNTRTVELNFSENVSLPLGVRYQLLYFQSTGSRGVTGLVGISNTFAVEKRCPSPSFDDID from the exons ATGCAGGGACTGCTGCTATCGGTGTTTGCGAGGCGGAAACACTTGCTGCATCTGCGGCAGGTTGAAACTGAGTACACCCGGACGGGACTTGGTGGAATATGG GGTAACAAAGGTGCTGTTAGTATAAGGCTTAACGTGTATGGCtgctccatttgcttggttaacGCACATCTGGCTGCCCACGATCATATGCTGGAGGAGAGGATCAATGACTATGAGAAGATCGTCCAGGAGCACAAGTTCCACGTGAAAACGAAAGAAGCCATTTTCGATCATGA TTATGTGTTTTGGTTCGGTGATCTCAATTTCCGGCTGACCGGTGAGGCTACGACATCAGCGGAAGACATTCGTGCGATGGTCAAACATGATGAGCTGAAGAAATTGATTGAGAAAGATCAACTACTGCTGGTTAGGCGTGAAGGGCGTGCTTTTCAGAAGCTTAATGAACGGCTACCACAATTCCCTCCGACTTTTAAGTTTGAACATGGTACCAACGACTACGACATGAA GCGACGACCAGCTTGGACAGACCGGATATTGTACGCCGTCAAGGAGAATAACTACAGAAACGTAAAGCTCACAGTGGAACAGACATCGTACAAAAGTCACCCCAGCTATAATATTAGTGATCACAAGCCTGTAACGAGTGAATTCACGATTAAG TGCCATATAAGAATTAAGGACGACTTTTACCGGACCTACTACGTGAAGGAGCGCAGCAAAAAGCGCGCTTCGCTGTTGAAAACCACTAATAGTCGC GTGGTTCGTAAGCCACAGTACAGTGGTGAACGCTTTAAGACCCAACATTATCAACGACTTAGCTACCGGATGGCGATCGCCAACGGTACCGAGTCGAGTCCGCGGTTGAACTCATTCGATGACCTCGTTTCCGATCTGGTTGACGGTACACAGGTATACGAGGACACTACCGAGCGGACGATTGTTTTCAAGCCGATCGAGCTGTGGCTGGTGGGAGAACCGAACAAGATCGAGTACACCATTCCGACTGGCTTCGAGGAAGGTAGTGCTGACTGGATTGGCATCTATCGG GAGGATTTCACAAGCTTGAGCGAGTACCTGGCATACGAGTACACGGAAGGCTACAAGGAGAAGCAGCACCAGCTTAACGCACAGCAGGAGCAGCAATTGAAGAACACCCGAACAGTGGAGCTGAACTTTTCGGAGAACGTGAGCCTTCCATTGGGCGTACGGTATCAACTACTCTATTTCCAGAGTACCGGCTCTCGTGGCGTCACGGGTCTGGTGGGTATCAGTAACACATTCGCGGTAGAAAAACGATGCCCATCACCCTCATTTGACGATATCGATTAA
- the LOC129722771 gene encoding phosphatidylinositol 4,5-bisphosphate 5-phosphatase A-like isoform X1, whose translation MFHRKSSSRRKRKPVRHDNQTKPIPPKSITKRLYILTWNVSTKFPDNLSLGKLLGLENSHQDSDLPDFFVIGLQEVNAQPQNTLYNLFKDDLWTQRFKELLKERDYVVIKTEQMQGLLLSVFARRKHLLHLRQVETEYTRTGLGGIWGNKGAVSIRLNVYGCSICLVNAHLAAHDHMLEERINDYEKIVQEHKFHVKTKEAIFDHDYVFWFGDLNFRLTGEATTSAEDIRAMVKHDELKKLIEKDQLLLVRREGRAFQKLNERLPQFPPTFKFEHGTNDYDMKRRPAWTDRILYAVKENNYRNVKLTVEQTSYKSHPSYNISDHKPVTSEFTIKCHIRIKDDFYRTYYVKERSKKRASLLKTTNSRVVRKPQYSGERFKTQHYQRLSYRMAIANGTESSPRLNSFDDLVSDLVDGTQVYEDTTERTIVFKPIELWLVGEPNKIEYTIPTGFEEGSADWIGIYREDFTSLSEYLAYEYTEGYKEKQHQLNAQQEQQLKNTRTVELNFSENVSLPLGVRYQLLYFQSTGSRGVTGLVGISNTFAVEKRCPSPSFDDID comes from the exons ACTGTACATCCTAACGTGGAATGTGAGCACAAAGTTTCCGGACAATTTGTCACTCGGCAAACTGCTCGGTTTGGAGAATTCCCACCAGGACTCGGATCTGCCGGATTTTTTCGTCATTGG CTTACAAGAAGTTAACGCACAGCCCCAGAATACGCTGTACAATCTATTCAAGGATGACCTTTGGACTCAGCGCTTTAAGGAGCTGCTCAAAGAGCGAGACTATGTTGTGATAAAAACGGAACAAATGCAGGGACTGCTGCTATCGGTGTTTGCGAGGCGGAAACACTTGCTGCATCTGCGGCAGGTTGAAACTGAGTACACCCGGACGGGACTTGGTGGAATATGG GGTAACAAAGGTGCTGTTAGTATAAGGCTTAACGTGTATGGCtgctccatttgcttggttaacGCACATCTGGCTGCCCACGATCATATGCTGGAGGAGAGGATCAATGACTATGAGAAGATCGTCCAGGAGCACAAGTTCCACGTGAAAACGAAAGAAGCCATTTTCGATCATGA TTATGTGTTTTGGTTCGGTGATCTCAATTTCCGGCTGACCGGTGAGGCTACGACATCAGCGGAAGACATTCGTGCGATGGTCAAACATGATGAGCTGAAGAAATTGATTGAGAAAGATCAACTACTGCTGGTTAGGCGTGAAGGGCGTGCTTTTCAGAAGCTTAATGAACGGCTACCACAATTCCCTCCGACTTTTAAGTTTGAACATGGTACCAACGACTACGACATGAA GCGACGACCAGCTTGGACAGACCGGATATTGTACGCCGTCAAGGAGAATAACTACAGAAACGTAAAGCTCACAGTGGAACAGACATCGTACAAAAGTCACCCCAGCTATAATATTAGTGATCACAAGCCTGTAACGAGTGAATTCACGATTAAG TGCCATATAAGAATTAAGGACGACTTTTACCGGACCTACTACGTGAAGGAGCGCAGCAAAAAGCGCGCTTCGCTGTTGAAAACCACTAATAGTCGC GTGGTTCGTAAGCCACAGTACAGTGGTGAACGCTTTAAGACCCAACATTATCAACGACTTAGCTACCGGATGGCGATCGCCAACGGTACCGAGTCGAGTCCGCGGTTGAACTCATTCGATGACCTCGTTTCCGATCTGGTTGACGGTACACAGGTATACGAGGACACTACCGAGCGGACGATTGTTTTCAAGCCGATCGAGCTGTGGCTGGTGGGAGAACCGAACAAGATCGAGTACACCATTCCGACTGGCTTCGAGGAAGGTAGTGCTGACTGGATTGGCATCTATCGG GAGGATTTCACAAGCTTGAGCGAGTACCTGGCATACGAGTACACGGAAGGCTACAAGGAGAAGCAGCACCAGCTTAACGCACAGCAGGAGCAGCAATTGAAGAACACCCGAACAGTGGAGCTGAACTTTTCGGAGAACGTGAGCCTTCCATTGGGCGTACGGTATCAACTACTCTATTTCCAGAGTACCGGCTCTCGTGGCGTCACGGGTCTGGTGGGTATCAGTAACACATTCGCGGTAGAAAAACGATGCCCATCACCCTCATTTGACGATATCGATTAA
- the LOC129722771 gene encoding phosphatidylinositol 4,5-bisphosphate 5-phosphatase A-like isoform X3, with product MSRCDNNWNVKLYILTWNVSTKFPDNLSLGKLLGLENSHQDSDLPDFFVIGLQEVNAQPQNTLYNLFKDDLWTQRFKELLKERDYVVIKTEQMQGLLLSVFARRKHLLHLRQVETEYTRTGLGGIWGNKGAVSIRLNVYGCSICLVNAHLAAHDHMLEERINDYEKIVQEHKFHVKTKEAIFDHDYVFWFGDLNFRLTGEATTSAEDIRAMVKHDELKKLIEKDQLLLVRREGRAFQKLNERLPQFPPTFKFEHGTNDYDMKRRPAWTDRILYAVKENNYRNVKLTVEQTSYKSHPSYNISDHKPVTSEFTIKCHIRIKDDFYRTYYVKERSKKRASLLKTTNSRVVRKPQYSGERFKTQHYQRLSYRMAIANGTESSPRLNSFDDLVSDLVDGTQVYEDTTERTIVFKPIELWLVGEPNKIEYTIPTGFEEGSADWIGIYREDFTSLSEYLAYEYTEGYKEKQHQLNAQQEQQLKNTRTVELNFSENVSLPLGVRYQLLYFQSTGSRGVTGLVGISNTFAVEKRCPSPSFDDID from the exons ACTGTACATCCTAACGTGGAATGTGAGCACAAAGTTTCCGGACAATTTGTCACTCGGCAAACTGCTCGGTTTGGAGAATTCCCACCAGGACTCGGATCTGCCGGATTTTTTCGTCATTGG CTTACAAGAAGTTAACGCACAGCCCCAGAATACGCTGTACAATCTATTCAAGGATGACCTTTGGACTCAGCGCTTTAAGGAGCTGCTCAAAGAGCGAGACTATGTTGTGATAAAAACGGAACAAATGCAGGGACTGCTGCTATCGGTGTTTGCGAGGCGGAAACACTTGCTGCATCTGCGGCAGGTTGAAACTGAGTACACCCGGACGGGACTTGGTGGAATATGG GGTAACAAAGGTGCTGTTAGTATAAGGCTTAACGTGTATGGCtgctccatttgcttggttaacGCACATCTGGCTGCCCACGATCATATGCTGGAGGAGAGGATCAATGACTATGAGAAGATCGTCCAGGAGCACAAGTTCCACGTGAAAACGAAAGAAGCCATTTTCGATCATGA TTATGTGTTTTGGTTCGGTGATCTCAATTTCCGGCTGACCGGTGAGGCTACGACATCAGCGGAAGACATTCGTGCGATGGTCAAACATGATGAGCTGAAGAAATTGATTGAGAAAGATCAACTACTGCTGGTTAGGCGTGAAGGGCGTGCTTTTCAGAAGCTTAATGAACGGCTACCACAATTCCCTCCGACTTTTAAGTTTGAACATGGTACCAACGACTACGACATGAA GCGACGACCAGCTTGGACAGACCGGATATTGTACGCCGTCAAGGAGAATAACTACAGAAACGTAAAGCTCACAGTGGAACAGACATCGTACAAAAGTCACCCCAGCTATAATATTAGTGATCACAAGCCTGTAACGAGTGAATTCACGATTAAG TGCCATATAAGAATTAAGGACGACTTTTACCGGACCTACTACGTGAAGGAGCGCAGCAAAAAGCGCGCTTCGCTGTTGAAAACCACTAATAGTCGC GTGGTTCGTAAGCCACAGTACAGTGGTGAACGCTTTAAGACCCAACATTATCAACGACTTAGCTACCGGATGGCGATCGCCAACGGTACCGAGTCGAGTCCGCGGTTGAACTCATTCGATGACCTCGTTTCCGATCTGGTTGACGGTACACAGGTATACGAGGACACTACCGAGCGGACGATTGTTTTCAAGCCGATCGAGCTGTGGCTGGTGGGAGAACCGAACAAGATCGAGTACACCATTCCGACTGGCTTCGAGGAAGGTAGTGCTGACTGGATTGGCATCTATCGG GAGGATTTCACAAGCTTGAGCGAGTACCTGGCATACGAGTACACGGAAGGCTACAAGGAGAAGCAGCACCAGCTTAACGCACAGCAGGAGCAGCAATTGAAGAACACCCGAACAGTGGAGCTGAACTTTTCGGAGAACGTGAGCCTTCCATTGGGCGTACGGTATCAACTACTCTATTTCCAGAGTACCGGCTCTCGTGGCGTCACGGGTCTGGTGGGTATCAGTAACACATTCGCGGTAGAAAAACGATGCCCATCACCCTCATTTGACGATATCGATTAA
- the LOC129722771 gene encoding phosphatidylinositol 4,5-bisphosphate 5-phosphatase A-like isoform X4: protein MMLLLYILTWNVSTKFPDNLSLGKLLGLENSHQDSDLPDFFVIGLQEVNAQPQNTLYNLFKDDLWTQRFKELLKERDYVVIKTEQMQGLLLSVFARRKHLLHLRQVETEYTRTGLGGIWGNKGAVSIRLNVYGCSICLVNAHLAAHDHMLEERINDYEKIVQEHKFHVKTKEAIFDHDYVFWFGDLNFRLTGEATTSAEDIRAMVKHDELKKLIEKDQLLLVRREGRAFQKLNERLPQFPPTFKFEHGTNDYDMKRRPAWTDRILYAVKENNYRNVKLTVEQTSYKSHPSYNISDHKPVTSEFTIKCHIRIKDDFYRTYYVKERSKKRASLLKTTNSRVVRKPQYSGERFKTQHYQRLSYRMAIANGTESSPRLNSFDDLVSDLVDGTQVYEDTTERTIVFKPIELWLVGEPNKIEYTIPTGFEEGSADWIGIYREDFTSLSEYLAYEYTEGYKEKQHQLNAQQEQQLKNTRTVELNFSENVSLPLGVRYQLLYFQSTGSRGVTGLVGISNTFAVEKRCPSPSFDDID, encoded by the exons ATGATGCTTTT ACTGTACATCCTAACGTGGAATGTGAGCACAAAGTTTCCGGACAATTTGTCACTCGGCAAACTGCTCGGTTTGGAGAATTCCCACCAGGACTCGGATCTGCCGGATTTTTTCGTCATTGG CTTACAAGAAGTTAACGCACAGCCCCAGAATACGCTGTACAATCTATTCAAGGATGACCTTTGGACTCAGCGCTTTAAGGAGCTGCTCAAAGAGCGAGACTATGTTGTGATAAAAACGGAACAAATGCAGGGACTGCTGCTATCGGTGTTTGCGAGGCGGAAACACTTGCTGCATCTGCGGCAGGTTGAAACTGAGTACACCCGGACGGGACTTGGTGGAATATGG GGTAACAAAGGTGCTGTTAGTATAAGGCTTAACGTGTATGGCtgctccatttgcttggttaacGCACATCTGGCTGCCCACGATCATATGCTGGAGGAGAGGATCAATGACTATGAGAAGATCGTCCAGGAGCACAAGTTCCACGTGAAAACGAAAGAAGCCATTTTCGATCATGA TTATGTGTTTTGGTTCGGTGATCTCAATTTCCGGCTGACCGGTGAGGCTACGACATCAGCGGAAGACATTCGTGCGATGGTCAAACATGATGAGCTGAAGAAATTGATTGAGAAAGATCAACTACTGCTGGTTAGGCGTGAAGGGCGTGCTTTTCAGAAGCTTAATGAACGGCTACCACAATTCCCTCCGACTTTTAAGTTTGAACATGGTACCAACGACTACGACATGAA GCGACGACCAGCTTGGACAGACCGGATATTGTACGCCGTCAAGGAGAATAACTACAGAAACGTAAAGCTCACAGTGGAACAGACATCGTACAAAAGTCACCCCAGCTATAATATTAGTGATCACAAGCCTGTAACGAGTGAATTCACGATTAAG TGCCATATAAGAATTAAGGACGACTTTTACCGGACCTACTACGTGAAGGAGCGCAGCAAAAAGCGCGCTTCGCTGTTGAAAACCACTAATAGTCGC GTGGTTCGTAAGCCACAGTACAGTGGTGAACGCTTTAAGACCCAACATTATCAACGACTTAGCTACCGGATGGCGATCGCCAACGGTACCGAGTCGAGTCCGCGGTTGAACTCATTCGATGACCTCGTTTCCGATCTGGTTGACGGTACACAGGTATACGAGGACACTACCGAGCGGACGATTGTTTTCAAGCCGATCGAGCTGTGGCTGGTGGGAGAACCGAACAAGATCGAGTACACCATTCCGACTGGCTTCGAGGAAGGTAGTGCTGACTGGATTGGCATCTATCGG GAGGATTTCACAAGCTTGAGCGAGTACCTGGCATACGAGTACACGGAAGGCTACAAGGAGAAGCAGCACCAGCTTAACGCACAGCAGGAGCAGCAATTGAAGAACACCCGAACAGTGGAGCTGAACTTTTCGGAGAACGTGAGCCTTCCATTGGGCGTACGGTATCAACTACTCTATTTCCAGAGTACCGGCTCTCGTGGCGTCACGGGTCTGGTGGGTATCAGTAACACATTCGCGGTAGAAAAACGATGCCCATCACCCTCATTTGACGATATCGATTAA
- the LOC129722771 gene encoding inositol polyphosphate 5-phosphatase K-like isoform X5, which yields MFHRKSSSRRKRKPVRHDNQTKPIPPKSITKRLYILTWNVSTKFPDNLSLGKLLGLENSHQDSDLPDFFVIGLQEVNAQPQNTLYNLFKDDLWTQRFKELLKERDYVVIKTEQMQGLLLSVFARRKHLLHLRQVETEYTRTGLGGIWGNKGAVSIRLNVYGCSICLVNAHLAAHDHMLEERINDYEKIVQEHKFHVKTKEAIFDHDYVFWFGDLNFRLTGEATTSAEDIRAMVKHDELKKLIEKDQLLLVRREGRAFQKLNERLPQFPPTFKFEHGTNDYDMKRRPAWTDRILYAVKENNYRNVKLTVEQTSYKSHPSYNISDHKPVTSEFTIKVVRKPQYSGERFKTQHYQRLSYRMAIANGTESSPRLNSFDDLVSDLVDGTQVYEDTTERTIVFKPIELWLVGEPNKIEYTIPTGFEEGSADWIGIYREDFTSLSEYLAYEYTEGYKEKQHQLNAQQEQQLKNTRTVELNFSENVSLPLGVRYQLLYFQSTGSRGVTGLVGISNTFAVEKRCPSPSFDDID from the exons ACTGTACATCCTAACGTGGAATGTGAGCACAAAGTTTCCGGACAATTTGTCACTCGGCAAACTGCTCGGTTTGGAGAATTCCCACCAGGACTCGGATCTGCCGGATTTTTTCGTCATTGG CTTACAAGAAGTTAACGCACAGCCCCAGAATACGCTGTACAATCTATTCAAGGATGACCTTTGGACTCAGCGCTTTAAGGAGCTGCTCAAAGAGCGAGACTATGTTGTGATAAAAACGGAACAAATGCAGGGACTGCTGCTATCGGTGTTTGCGAGGCGGAAACACTTGCTGCATCTGCGGCAGGTTGAAACTGAGTACACCCGGACGGGACTTGGTGGAATATGG GGTAACAAAGGTGCTGTTAGTATAAGGCTTAACGTGTATGGCtgctccatttgcttggttaacGCACATCTGGCTGCCCACGATCATATGCTGGAGGAGAGGATCAATGACTATGAGAAGATCGTCCAGGAGCACAAGTTCCACGTGAAAACGAAAGAAGCCATTTTCGATCATGA TTATGTGTTTTGGTTCGGTGATCTCAATTTCCGGCTGACCGGTGAGGCTACGACATCAGCGGAAGACATTCGTGCGATGGTCAAACATGATGAGCTGAAGAAATTGATTGAGAAAGATCAACTACTGCTGGTTAGGCGTGAAGGGCGTGCTTTTCAGAAGCTTAATGAACGGCTACCACAATTCCCTCCGACTTTTAAGTTTGAACATGGTACCAACGACTACGACATGAA GCGACGACCAGCTTGGACAGACCGGATATTGTACGCCGTCAAGGAGAATAACTACAGAAACGTAAAGCTCACAGTGGAACAGACATCGTACAAAAGTCACCCCAGCTATAATATTAGTGATCACAAGCCTGTAACGAGTGAATTCACGATTAAG GTGGTTCGTAAGCCACAGTACAGTGGTGAACGCTTTAAGACCCAACATTATCAACGACTTAGCTACCGGATGGCGATCGCCAACGGTACCGAGTCGAGTCCGCGGTTGAACTCATTCGATGACCTCGTTTCCGATCTGGTTGACGGTACACAGGTATACGAGGACACTACCGAGCGGACGATTGTTTTCAAGCCGATCGAGCTGTGGCTGGTGGGAGAACCGAACAAGATCGAGTACACCATTCCGACTGGCTTCGAGGAAGGTAGTGCTGACTGGATTGGCATCTATCGG GAGGATTTCACAAGCTTGAGCGAGTACCTGGCATACGAGTACACGGAAGGCTACAAGGAGAAGCAGCACCAGCTTAACGCACAGCAGGAGCAGCAATTGAAGAACACCCGAACAGTGGAGCTGAACTTTTCGGAGAACGTGAGCCTTCCATTGGGCGTACGGTATCAACTACTCTATTTCCAGAGTACCGGCTCTCGTGGCGTCACGGGTCTGGTGGGTATCAGTAACACATTCGCGGTAGAAAAACGATGCCCATCACCCTCATTTGACGATATCGATTAA
- the LOC129722771 gene encoding phosphatidylinositol 4,5-bisphosphate 5-phosphatase A-like isoform X2 yields the protein MMLLSVNYQQFSTTLYILTWNVSTKFPDNLSLGKLLGLENSHQDSDLPDFFVIGLQEVNAQPQNTLYNLFKDDLWTQRFKELLKERDYVVIKTEQMQGLLLSVFARRKHLLHLRQVETEYTRTGLGGIWGNKGAVSIRLNVYGCSICLVNAHLAAHDHMLEERINDYEKIVQEHKFHVKTKEAIFDHDYVFWFGDLNFRLTGEATTSAEDIRAMVKHDELKKLIEKDQLLLVRREGRAFQKLNERLPQFPPTFKFEHGTNDYDMKRRPAWTDRILYAVKENNYRNVKLTVEQTSYKSHPSYNISDHKPVTSEFTIKCHIRIKDDFYRTYYVKERSKKRASLLKTTNSRVVRKPQYSGERFKTQHYQRLSYRMAIANGTESSPRLNSFDDLVSDLVDGTQVYEDTTERTIVFKPIELWLVGEPNKIEYTIPTGFEEGSADWIGIYREDFTSLSEYLAYEYTEGYKEKQHQLNAQQEQQLKNTRTVELNFSENVSLPLGVRYQLLYFQSTGSRGVTGLVGISNTFAVEKRCPSPSFDDID from the exons ATGATGCTTTTGTCAGTAAattatcaacaattttcaacaac ACTGTACATCCTAACGTGGAATGTGAGCACAAAGTTTCCGGACAATTTGTCACTCGGCAAACTGCTCGGTTTGGAGAATTCCCACCAGGACTCGGATCTGCCGGATTTTTTCGTCATTGG CTTACAAGAAGTTAACGCACAGCCCCAGAATACGCTGTACAATCTATTCAAGGATGACCTTTGGACTCAGCGCTTTAAGGAGCTGCTCAAAGAGCGAGACTATGTTGTGATAAAAACGGAACAAATGCAGGGACTGCTGCTATCGGTGTTTGCGAGGCGGAAACACTTGCTGCATCTGCGGCAGGTTGAAACTGAGTACACCCGGACGGGACTTGGTGGAATATGG GGTAACAAAGGTGCTGTTAGTATAAGGCTTAACGTGTATGGCtgctccatttgcttggttaacGCACATCTGGCTGCCCACGATCATATGCTGGAGGAGAGGATCAATGACTATGAGAAGATCGTCCAGGAGCACAAGTTCCACGTGAAAACGAAAGAAGCCATTTTCGATCATGA TTATGTGTTTTGGTTCGGTGATCTCAATTTCCGGCTGACCGGTGAGGCTACGACATCAGCGGAAGACATTCGTGCGATGGTCAAACATGATGAGCTGAAGAAATTGATTGAGAAAGATCAACTACTGCTGGTTAGGCGTGAAGGGCGTGCTTTTCAGAAGCTTAATGAACGGCTACCACAATTCCCTCCGACTTTTAAGTTTGAACATGGTACCAACGACTACGACATGAA GCGACGACCAGCTTGGACAGACCGGATATTGTACGCCGTCAAGGAGAATAACTACAGAAACGTAAAGCTCACAGTGGAACAGACATCGTACAAAAGTCACCCCAGCTATAATATTAGTGATCACAAGCCTGTAACGAGTGAATTCACGATTAAG TGCCATATAAGAATTAAGGACGACTTTTACCGGACCTACTACGTGAAGGAGCGCAGCAAAAAGCGCGCTTCGCTGTTGAAAACCACTAATAGTCGC GTGGTTCGTAAGCCACAGTACAGTGGTGAACGCTTTAAGACCCAACATTATCAACGACTTAGCTACCGGATGGCGATCGCCAACGGTACCGAGTCGAGTCCGCGGTTGAACTCATTCGATGACCTCGTTTCCGATCTGGTTGACGGTACACAGGTATACGAGGACACTACCGAGCGGACGATTGTTTTCAAGCCGATCGAGCTGTGGCTGGTGGGAGAACCGAACAAGATCGAGTACACCATTCCGACTGGCTTCGAGGAAGGTAGTGCTGACTGGATTGGCATCTATCGG GAGGATTTCACAAGCTTGAGCGAGTACCTGGCATACGAGTACACGGAAGGCTACAAGGAGAAGCAGCACCAGCTTAACGCACAGCAGGAGCAGCAATTGAAGAACACCCGAACAGTGGAGCTGAACTTTTCGGAGAACGTGAGCCTTCCATTGGGCGTACGGTATCAACTACTCTATTTCCAGAGTACCGGCTCTCGTGGCGTCACGGGTCTGGTGGGTATCAGTAACACATTCGCGGTAGAAAAACGATGCCCATCACCCTCATTTGACGATATCGATTAA
- the LOC129722771 gene encoding phosphatidylinositol 4,5-bisphosphate 5-phosphatase A-like isoform X6 — translation MFHRKSSSRRKRKPVRHDNQTKPIPPKSITKRLYILTWNVSTKFPDNLSLGKLLGLENSHQDSDLPDFFVIGLQEVNAQPQNTLYNLFKDDLWTQRFKELLKERDYVVIKTEQMQGLLLSVFARRKHLLHLRQVETEYTRTGLGGIWGNKGAVSIRLNVYGCSICLVNAHLAAHDHMLEERINDYEKIVQEHKFHVKTKEAIFDHDYVFWFGDLNFRLTGEATTSAEDIRAMVKHDELKKLIEKDQLLLVRREGRAFQKLNERLPQFPPTFKFEHGTNDYDMKRRPAWTDRILYAVKENNYRNVKLTVEQTSYKSHPSYNISDHKPVTSEFTIKVYEDTTERTIVFKPIELWLVGEPNKIEYTIPTGFEEGSADWIGIYREDFTSLSEYLAYEYTEGYKEKQHQLNAQQEQQLKNTRTVELNFSENVSLPLGVRYQLLYFQSTGSRGVTGLVGISNTFAVEKRCPSPSFDDID, via the exons ACTGTACATCCTAACGTGGAATGTGAGCACAAAGTTTCCGGACAATTTGTCACTCGGCAAACTGCTCGGTTTGGAGAATTCCCACCAGGACTCGGATCTGCCGGATTTTTTCGTCATTGG CTTACAAGAAGTTAACGCACAGCCCCAGAATACGCTGTACAATCTATTCAAGGATGACCTTTGGACTCAGCGCTTTAAGGAGCTGCTCAAAGAGCGAGACTATGTTGTGATAAAAACGGAACAAATGCAGGGACTGCTGCTATCGGTGTTTGCGAGGCGGAAACACTTGCTGCATCTGCGGCAGGTTGAAACTGAGTACACCCGGACGGGACTTGGTGGAATATGG GGTAACAAAGGTGCTGTTAGTATAAGGCTTAACGTGTATGGCtgctccatttgcttggttaacGCACATCTGGCTGCCCACGATCATATGCTGGAGGAGAGGATCAATGACTATGAGAAGATCGTCCAGGAGCACAAGTTCCACGTGAAAACGAAAGAAGCCATTTTCGATCATGA TTATGTGTTTTGGTTCGGTGATCTCAATTTCCGGCTGACCGGTGAGGCTACGACATCAGCGGAAGACATTCGTGCGATGGTCAAACATGATGAGCTGAAGAAATTGATTGAGAAAGATCAACTACTGCTGGTTAGGCGTGAAGGGCGTGCTTTTCAGAAGCTTAATGAACGGCTACCACAATTCCCTCCGACTTTTAAGTTTGAACATGGTACCAACGACTACGACATGAA GCGACGACCAGCTTGGACAGACCGGATATTGTACGCCGTCAAGGAGAATAACTACAGAAACGTAAAGCTCACAGTGGAACAGACATCGTACAAAAGTCACCCCAGCTATAATATTAGTGATCACAAGCCTGTAACGAGTGAATTCACGATTAAG GTATACGAGGACACTACCGAGCGGACGATTGTTTTCAAGCCGATCGAGCTGTGGCTGGTGGGAGAACCGAACAAGATCGAGTACACCATTCCGACTGGCTTCGAGGAAGGTAGTGCTGACTGGATTGGCATCTATCGG GAGGATTTCACAAGCTTGAGCGAGTACCTGGCATACGAGTACACGGAAGGCTACAAGGAGAAGCAGCACCAGCTTAACGCACAGCAGGAGCAGCAATTGAAGAACACCCGAACAGTGGAGCTGAACTTTTCGGAGAACGTGAGCCTTCCATTGGGCGTACGGTATCAACTACTCTATTTCCAGAGTACCGGCTCTCGTGGCGTCACGGGTCTGGTGGGTATCAGTAACACATTCGCGGTAGAAAAACGATGCCCATCACCCTCATTTGACGATATCGATTAA